A segment of the Mercurialis annua linkage group LG4, ddMerAnnu1.2, whole genome shotgun sequence genome:
AAAATACGGGGATATGGATCCAATATAGGACTCGGGTACTTAGATACggatatatatgtataaactaGACATAAAGTATTCATAtggtagttttaaaaaataaaacaaataactcaaataaaagtttataacAATAAATAAAGTCTTAGCTCTTAAGAACCGAAACATGACACCGAACCCCATACATGATATGGTCTTTTTACCACATGACATAAACTTCTCATGAATTCTATTTCTTGAAGTGTCCACCTGTCAATAAAAGAGTCGGACCCATGTCATGTGTCGTGTCAGTGCCATGTCATGTTCCACATGGGTATGGCAGGGCAAAATGAAGAGTCCGGGTAACATAGGTgaagattatatttttttctctttgcaACTTTGCAGCAAGTGACATAAAGTGCAAACAGACACAATTAGTCAACCAAACACATAGATAGAGATCATCATGGTATCCATAAACTTAACAAACAATATCCCAAACAACAAAAAGTAATGCATAGTACCACATTTCatctaatataaactgaaacgGATTCACAAGTACCTCACCAAAAGCAGCACAAAACTCAACAAATTGTAGGGCATGGCCTGCATCTTCATGAGGTAACTCAATTCCTGCTACAGCAGTCAAGCAAGTACCTGAAGGCAATGGAACAGTCTCTTCAATGTGTTTGATCTGAAGATCTATAATCTTATTGTTAATTTTGCAATCCACATCATCCCTCGTTTCATTGACAGTCGGATCAGCAATATCCCTTGACATTTGTGTCTCCTCTTTCTTACTTTCATCCTTAACATTCTTTATTGTTTCTTTCTTAGAAACATCTTGAGACTGTTTCTTAGACTTCTTTTCCACTGCATTAACATCTACAAACTTCTCAAATTTCGTCATCTCTTTCTTTGGAATTTTTTCAGACTGTGTCTTAATCATGCTTTTGTTTACTGCATGCCTCTTTTCACTTGCAGCCAGACCAAAAATAACACCCTTTGACATTGATGTCTCAGTCTTCACCTTCTCACACTCAGCCTCTGCATTCTTTATTGCTTCTTTCTTAAGAACATCTTGTGAATGTTTCTTCTCATTTTTGCTTGCTTCTTGCTTCAACATGCTATTAGAATCTGTCTTATTTTCACTTTCATCCACCAAAGAACCTTCATTTTTTCCATTtacttttgcctttttagtagaAATTTTCTCATCAACAGCAAGTCTagacttttttttaatactcACCCCTAAACTTACATTACTATCCTTCCTTTCACTATTGCCCTCGTCCTTACTATGTAGatcatttgtaaaattttctttCCCTGATTTCCTTGGTGAAGCAACTAATTCCTCCTGTGGTAAACATCAAACGACATAATAATATACAGAATAAGAAATCTCATCAACCAAGTAGCCTAACCTCATTAACATCACATAGAGAATTCAAAACAATTCAAACCTCTACATGAGCCAATTTATCTGATGAAGCGTCATAAGCTTTTACAGTCCGATCATAACCAAAATTCTCAGGACCTTTAATCTGCAACATTTCTGAGACGGATGAAAACCCATTTACCTTGGCCGTGCGCACAAGTATACCTGTTGGTTTATGACCTCTTTTCTTCCTGAAAAAGAGTAAGAGCATCAGATATGCCCCTATGACAagctatatatataatgcaatGATTCAGAATATCGTGCACTTACCTGCAGAAGCTGCAATTGCAAACTTCCTTACATTTAGGACATGTCCAGTTATCCAATAGAGCTACCTCTTCAGCTTTCTCTCCGTATCTAATATTGCAAATCAGCATTCATTGAAGACAGGCTTAAACTCAAAATGACAACAGTTTTGCACCATTGCTAGTCACATAATAAAGGTACCTAAAGCAACAAATACTAACCTGTTCAATAGGCATTTATGGCAATATTTAATGGTGCACCGGTTAACACCTTTCATATTCTTGCACTCGGCTGTAAAATCCCTTGTTTTTTGCCGGCACTGCAGAAATTaactaaaaacatgaaaaaagaaAGCAACAAAGAAGATAACGCCTAATAAGTAGACAGAGATCGTCAATTTATGGGAAAATAGCATTATTAATAGAGCCCTTGTTGTAATTAATTCCCACAAATTTATCTGAGACATACCCACTACACCGGTTAAAATTGAGATCCCAGAAATAATATCTTCTTTCAAGTAAGCCCAGCAAAAAAAGTGCATCTATAACAATGGCAAAGAAGATAAAACCTAACAAATCAACTGAGATTGTCAATTTCAGGGGATatagaattactaatagaaccCTTGTTGCAATTAATTCAcattaatttatctaaaacaCATACACTATGCAAGTTAAAATTGAGATCCCAGCAGTAACATTTTCTTCCATGTTTCTCTCAATTATCAAAACTGAACTTGAAGAAATTTCATAGATTTCCCATTGATAGAATACAAATTCCAGGTTCTATTAAAGTCAGATTATGGGTCCATAGCAACAACAATTatcaagaatcaagaatcaaGAAATGGAGCTTGAATAATTAACAAGACGCTTAAGAACTTCCTAACAAATCAAGAACCAACAACACAGGAAAGAAAAGAATGTAAGGAATTGGAgcttaaagttttaaaacgaCCAAAAAGATTACCAAGAAAAGGGCATTGACATTTCAATTCAAGAAAactaaaagaaagaaagaaagttaATTACTTGGTGACAAGTCTTGCCGTTATCAGAATCATAAATTCTGCCATGAAGAACACGAACACCAGGGCACTTTGACCGACTCTTCTTATTATCCTTCTCCACCTCAATAACTTCGCCTTCCAATTCTTGATCTGTGGAAGTAACCGCCATAACTGCTTTCTTTTTCCAGAACTGtttcaaaaccaaaacaaaacaaaaaattgttcGGGATATGTCAAGCAAGAAATGAGCGAGAGATATTTGGAGAAAGAGAGTGTGGGTTTTGGGGATTCGgagttgaattttttaaaattttgctttTCCCTCTCTCACTGTTTGGCGGGAGAGATTTGAGGAAACAAAAGTGAAAAATTTTGGGGGGAATTTAGATAAATTCGTTTGATTTTGGGGGTTTTTGGAATTTTTATGGATGAGCGCCAGTACAAATTTTAGGGTTTCCGTTCctttctttaattttgaatacaTGACATCTTTTGAGTGGCCATATTcaatgcatttaatatatttgtaaaatttcaacttgaatttttatattttattgaaagttatattttaattatttagactattttaattttttattttttcaacgaTATTTCttattaacattttatcatgaatgaaaaattaaattaagaaaacttaattcatatattaataataatatgaatattataatttatacccATTACCTAAAATCATTTAACTATAACttactataattttataaaataaaaactaatgaaATATATGCTTAGCTAAAATAATGTattgtttcaaaaaaaacaattaataaaaaatattagtagtttaacttataaaaaaattatttggttaactaatttaataatctttattaatttaatttcaacaatCATTTTATTATCTACAACATTACCGTCTAAAATAACTACTAATATATAGAGAAtgattataaattgaaaataaacgaTTACCGGGTTGCAATTTTAGAAGCCGCAAATTGTGTGGGCATATGTAATGTGAAATATAGGAACTAAAGTTGaaattttgcaaatatattAGATGTATTGAAGATAGCCACTAAAAAAATGTCATGAATGTATTGCGACGGAATTTTCCGTCGCAAAACAGCTGAAATGCAGTAGTGTCATGTCAATGGTTGTAGGAACattttattcattaatttttatGGATAAGggtgagcatggttcggttcgattcatACATGATCAACATCAAACCAAACtatctttataaatataaaatatcaaaatcaaacttcACTAGTTTGTTTTATGGTTATTTCAATTACGTGAATTCATAATTATTAGTGATGATTTatagaatttaataaaaatattaatgaataataaatttggtaattttaattataaatttttaaaaatatgtatatatttataaaccCAAAATAATTAGCGCCATAtgaaagtttaatattttaatttggtttggtgAATCGAACTTTAAAATCAAACCATAATGGAAactataatttttgtaaattttaaatcaagTCAAACAACACTAACCACTTTTGCCAATTCACTCCGAACTTTTATTCAGTTTGGCTTGATTTTCTGATTttgttcggtttttgctcaccttGCTTACTTATGGGTGTTTGGTTGGATTTATGgtatttcatgatttttaaaactaaaatgttttcttttttggaattatttatataatatcatatttaaaaaaaattatagcatTTTCacccatttttttataatttctgtCTGCCAATAGTATCATTTATGAATCTCCACATCGCGGCTTTTTGCCCGGTGAGAATTTCATAGCTAACTGACggctatatttattatttacaaaGTAATTTCAAAAATGACGTTTTTTAAATTAGGtatctcttttcattttttctcaCTCTCTCAACATCACAGCCGTCTCTTTTAAAATTCTCTCATCCTTtcaaatttttctttcttttttcatcTATTCTCAAATCTCTATTTAATAAGCCATCGCCTCTCAGATATACGAGCATAGTAGATTGGCGTTATTTCGGTGGATTTCCCGACGTCGTTTTTCTTCCAGTAGTTTTTTCGACGTCGTCTTTCTTTTTGTGGTTTTTCGACGCCGTCTCTCTTTCCGTGGTATTCTCGACGTCGTTTTTCTTCCGGAGGATTTCTCGGCATCATTTTTCTTCCAATAGTTTTTTCGACGTTGTCTTTCTTTATGTGGTTTTCTCGATGGCGTCTCTCCTCCCGTGATATTCTTAATGTCGCTTTTTTCCGGTGGTTTTCTCGATGCCGTCTCTCTTCCCGTGATATTCTCGATGTCGCTTTTTTCCGGTGTTTTCTCGATGCCGTCTTTCTTCCGGTGATATTCTTGAcgtttatttttttgatgacGTTTTTCTTCCGCTGATTTTCTCGATGCCGTCTTTCCAATCCAATGATATTCGCAGCGTCGTCTTTTTTTGCCGATTTTCAGAACATCGTCTTTCTTCCACTAATATTCTCGACGTcgtcttttaaatttttctatgaTTGTTTATATTTTCAGGTTTTATGTACACGGATTAGTACAGATTTTTTGTTCTCTTGTTAATATAATTGTTCATATAATTGTTATCTAGTTTTAATGCTAATGATTTCGTACACAACAAATATAATgtatgtttttatggtgttttgagaaaaatcaaaaatcgAACTCCATACCTCATGCATATTGAAGGATTTGCCATTAGGCCGAGTCCTTTAAATACCCTAATGGTGTTAGAAAAGGAGATTTATTTAAGATATTCTTTTAAGAAATCAAGTTGTATTTGAAAACTTTTCGAGAAATAAAAGATCAACTTGATATTCTAACCAAATATGAAgggtatattttattttgagaaaatgATCGTTTATACTCCCAACGGGATCAAGTGAGCTTCTAATATccaaaaatgtttaaatatgctcctaacatcttaaaaagtgaacaaacaGATCTCAATTTTGACTCATAAATAAGACAGTAGGGGTTTGGTTGTCAAATTCAGGGGCCATGGTTGTTCACGTTTTAAGGGCTTACTTGATCTTCGAGTCAAACTTTAGGAATATAAATGactctttttccttttatttttaaggcttaattccttaaaaaacctccATCTTGTACTTtttattcgtttataccctgaccttggaaaaacaccatttgtacccaattttgggtttttatgtttcatccctacccaaaagcattaaattgtactttttttatttggaaaagagtttaaaacatactttttttattttaaaaaatacaaataaattcttaaacttaaaaaataatcaaatacatccaaataattaattaatttttttaattttataaataataaaaaaattattattatttttatttgtttttgtcggaaatattaaaaaaataaataaaaaaaattcggaaatattttaaaaaaattaaaaaaattacgattatttttaattttttttgaagaagatgatatttttgtactattaataacattaatatctaattagtatataagttaaaaatgaaggattgttttaaactctttttcaaatgaaaagagtacaatttaatgcttttgggtagagatgaaatataaaaactcaaaattggttacaaatagtgtttttacaaggtcagggtataaacgaaaaaaaaatgcaaggtgtttttttttttaaggaattaagcctatttttaaactataaaccaaagtgtttttagaaaaaatatctTAAAACTTACGGGTTGGGATTCCCTcaacaccgttcattataaaatgaacggtgtagattaatttgattaaaattatgcTTTTTTGATCTATACCgtttattttgtaatgaacggtgtagatcgtgaacatgaccccctcaagttcaaaatgaacctgagggaatcccaatccaaaaCTTACAAAGTATCCGTCCCTTTCTATTTTCCGAGAAGTGTACCCGTTTGCACCAAATTTGTTGGGTCTCGAGCAAATCCAAAGTGGGGCTAACTTAATGCTAAAACAGTGGTTAACATTAGTTTTAATCATCCATAGCAACTCCTGATTGGCCCAACAAAGATAAGGTAAATATCACTAATTGCAAGATTCTTGATGTTGCTCTGCTTTCAATCCCACCCTCTATGCCGCCAGTAATTACCATAAAAATTCCTACAAAACTGAATATGTTCTTACAGTTTCCTACTTAAAAGAGTTTTTCACTTTTGCTGCAACTGAAGCCATTTGCTTACAACTTCTGCAAAATATTGTTCCCTTAATCGGTATGTATATTTATTTACGACACATGATTGTTCTTTTTCTTGTCAACTTCTTAATATCTGCTATTTTTGTGAATACCCAGATGCTAATTATTAACAACGTTAATATAAAGGCCTAAGGTCTTAAAAATCCCGGActttttagccctttttcaatACTACAttgacgttgaaaacttgtcaattttaccctattttacatttttgtattttaattgtaccctgagATATTAAATCAAcgtcttttttatttggaaaaaatttaaaaacattatccatgtctagcatatattaattgtatgttttgaaaatttatttaaatttagttaaattaattaaaaatttaaactagtgttaatttaattatggtttttagttagtttgtaagaataaaaaagaatttaatttaatctttaaacttaattaattgaatgatttcatcatttaagtaaaaaaattaacgaaaattaaaaaattggggtacaatttaaaacggaaaattcaaaagtgggtaaaactGACAACATTTCGAcatcggggtggaattgaaaaaaaaaatctaaaggtgagggttttttgagtgattaggcctaaaatAATAGCCATAAAttgaattgaataattttatgcACAGTTGTTCATCGGTCCGATAAAGAATTGaatttttgttacatttgtattcctatattatgcattcattttttttctttcttttgcagTTCCTGATAAAAACTTACAACTTTCAGGTGTCCATGGCTGCAGTACCGGTATGCTACAAGATTCCTATATCCAGAGACACATGGAAGAGGTGGCATGTGATGTATCCTGCCGCTGATATTTCAGTGAAGACACCGACAAGAAGaagactgaacgcctctaaagGAGCGACTCTCAACCAAGGCGCTTTTCATTTCCAGAACATTACTGAAGTATCCGTCTTGCCTAGAGTCTACAGTGTGAAAGGTGAAAATTTCAGCATGGGATCATATGCATCAAAGACTAATACAAATGAGAAGCAGCTGAGTTTGCTAGATTCCTATTTCGGAAAACTCCAAGGTGATGCGAATCAGCCCTCATTAGAATCTTCTCCTGAAATAACCGAGTTTGTTGTTAAAAGCCGAGAAATTGACACAACAGAAGAACTGCAGTCTCTTAATTCTTATCTTGATAAACTCAGTAAAGGTTTGATATATTTTCTTAAGTACTCCCATCTTAGTCAATTCTTTTAAGTTCAAACATTGCTTGGTTCTAAATTGTATACTTTTCGGAAAGTTGATTACTCAGGaaatttttacttatttttttgaaaataatttacttGGATAGTAGTAACTAAATTTGAGGATGTTTATATCTTTAGCTATGCATTTAACTAAAGTAGAATTTCTCTAAATTTTCTTAAGAAATTTATTTTCCAAGTCAAAGGTAAAAGCAAATGGAAAGAACATATTCTTTCAAGGAAATTCTCCTTGGAAAGATGCCTGATCAACAATTATCTTTTGGACTTCAGATGCAAACTTGAAAATTTCTGTATCATCAGCTTCTGATGATCAAACTACAGAAAAACTGTTATCAGTATATGAAGATTCTGCAAGAGGTAAAGAGGAGAAGCTGAAAGGTTTCACGCGGTCGAGAACAAAGGATCCAAATACTGGTTCGAGGAGGTATCAGGCTCTACATCAAAATAAGGAAACCTCTGACCTCTACATAATGTAAGCTAAATTCTGTCTGTCTCTGTGGATTGTTAATCTCGGTTTCTTGTTATTCTCATAGAATGCGGCTAACTCCAGTTTTTTACTCTATGTATCATGCAGAAatatattaatttctataaacaTTGCCGTTGTCCTGTTCGAACTAGCCAGTCCAGTTAGAAATTCTGAATTTGAGCTCTTTACTCTCCCATTGTTGTACGGAGCAAAGATAAACGATTTGATCCTAGTGGGGGAATGGTGGAGGCTTGTGACGCCAATGTTTCTGGTACAAGATTGATGATTGGTTCGTCTTCCTATTCTGTTACTGTTTTTCCATGCGTCTTGATTGACAATAAAAGCCAAATATTGGTGATGGTGTTACGATGAAAGTAGTTTGTTTACTGACATTTGCAGATTTTTTCCACAAAATCTATTAGTTTTGTTCTGACATCTCAACCATGTTTTAAGTCAACTAAATGGAATATGCAGCACTCTGGAGTGTTTCATGTGGCTCTTGGATGCTGGTCACTTATTACCTTTGGACCTCaagtttgcaaaggttacggtTCATTTACGTTTCTAATCATTTACATACTCGGAGGAATTTCTGGAAACTTAACGAGCTTCCTTCACACGCCAGATCCAACTGTTGGTGGAACAGTAAGCAACATGTCACCTTCTTTATTctacattttataaatttatgtcaGAGCAGAGGGTTCGCGCATTCACACTTATAGTTGATTATGTCTGCAGGGACCTATATTTGCCATAATTGGAGCTTGGCTTGTCTATCAAATGCAAAATAAAGATGTTACTGCCAAAGATGTTTCAGAGAGTTTGTTCCACAAGGCAATAATCACAACTGGTCTCAGCTTCATATTGAGCCACTTTGGTCCGATCGATGACTGGTTAGTTTCACTTGCTGATTGAAATCTAGCTGCAAATTAACATCATCTAGATTACATAATTTGCTAATTGTATATAACTTAGTTGATTAGTATGGCGTAATTGCTAAAATTTCTCAGGGCGCACTTAGGAGCAATTCTGACAGGTATAATCTATGGTTTTTTCACATGCCCTACTCTGCAATTGGACAATGCATCTTCCAGAAGCGGTCAAGATGACGGGTTTGCGCTCGTTAAAGGATATACTAATCCTTGCAAAGCCCTGGCTTTATTTGCCATATTCATTCTGTTTTTAGCttctttatttttcattttggaACCTCCTCTAGACATGTTAGAGCCGGATGATTTAGCATGGTTTTGGAAACAGGACTCGATTATGTTTTAAACCTCATGCAGATGCCTGCCGGTCATCATTAGATTTATATAGGAAATAAAGGCAACCAGTGTATTA
Coding sequences within it:
- the LOC126679550 gene encoding uncharacterized protein LOC126679550, with protein sequence MAVTSTDQELEGEVIEVEKDNKKSRSKCPGVRVLHGRIYDSDNGKTCHQCRQKTRDFTAECKNMKGVNRCTIKYCHKCLLNRYGEKAEEVALLDNWTCPKCKEVCNCSFCRKKRGHKPTGILVRTAKVNGFSSVSEMLQIKGPENFGYDRTVKAYDASSDKLAHVEEELVASPRKSGKENFTNDLHSKDEGNSERKDSNVSLGVSIKKKSRLAVDEKISTKKAKVNGKNEGSLVDESENKTDSNSMLKQEASKNEKKHSQDVLKKEAIKNAEAECEKVKTETSMSKGVIFGLAASEKRHAVNKSMIKTQSEKIPKKEMTKFEKFVDVNAVEKKSKKQSQDVSKKETIKNVKDESKKEETQMSRDIADPTVNETRDDVDCKINNKIIDLQIKHIEETVPLPSGTCLTAVAGIELPHEDAGHALQFVEFCAAFGEVFDIKKGQVEAVIREILFGRRGRRSQSSLLVQFHIKLSSLILEDMGEESPVVTSSNGQHLWLKALDRCVSNSKFMSKEFPSDCFDGGNERYDMLSTSQKLKLLNFLCDEALNTNDLRSWIDGQHSKFVENEKEAKEKVLAAKNKEKSLKQKVQDEVAKAIIAKNGAPFSISEHDAIVSQIKKEAAQAHAEMLAAMGMVPQKRKRSDAVRTDPIFQDANGHVFWRLKGYSGEPDILLQDIGNWDLIDPEEKWFVYNSEQKQGVEKYISSLRTKKIRAQKVGEIPSFGPCFM
- the LOC126677983 gene encoding RHOMBOID-like protein 9, chloroplastic isoform X3; translation: MAAVPVCYKIPISRDTWKRWHVMYPAADISVKTPTRRRLNASKGATLNQGAFHFQNITEVSVLPRVYSVKGENFSMGSYASKTNTNEKQLSLLDSYFGKLQGDANQPSLESSPEITEFVVKSREIDTTEELQSLNSYLDKLSKDANLKISVSSASDDQTTEKLLSVYEDSARGKEEKLKGFTRSRTKDPNTGSRRYQALHQNKETSDLYIINILISINIAVVLFELASPVRNSEFELFTLPLLYGAKINDLILVGEWWRLVTPMFLHSGVFHVALGCWSLITFGPQVCKGYGSFTFLIIYILGGISGNLTSFLHTPDPTVGGTGPIFAIIGAWLVYQMQNKDVTAKDVSESLFHKAIITTGLSFILSHFGPIDDCMA
- the LOC126677983 gene encoding RHOMBOID-like protein 9, chloroplastic isoform X2, producing the protein MAAVPVCYKIPISRDTWKRWHVMYPAADISVKTPTRRRLNASKGATLNQGAFHFQNITEVSVLPRVYSVKGENFSMGSYASKTNTNEKQLSLLDSYFGKLQDANLKISVSSASDDQTTEKLLSVYEDSARGKEEKLKGFTRSRTKDPNTGSRRYQALHQNKETSDLYIINILISINIAVVLFELASPVRNSEFELFTLPLLYGAKINDLILVGEWWRLVTPMFLHSGVFHVALGCWSLITFGPQVCKGYGSFTFLIIYILGGISGNLTSFLHTPDPTVGGTGPIFAIIGAWLVYQMQNKDVTAKDVSESLFHKAIITTGLSFILSHFGPIDDWAHLGAILTGIIYGFFTCPTLQLDNASSRSGQDDGFALVKGYTNPCKALALFAIFILFLASLFFILEPPLDMLEPDDLAWFWKQDSIMF
- the LOC126677983 gene encoding RHOMBOID-like protein 9, chloroplastic isoform X1, translating into MAAVPVCYKIPISRDTWKRWHVMYPAADISVKTPTRRRLNASKGATLNQGAFHFQNITEVSVLPRVYSVKGENFSMGSYASKTNTNEKQLSLLDSYFGKLQGDANQPSLESSPEITEFVVKSREIDTTEELQSLNSYLDKLSKDANLKISVSSASDDQTTEKLLSVYEDSARGKEEKLKGFTRSRTKDPNTGSRRYQALHQNKETSDLYIINILISINIAVVLFELASPVRNSEFELFTLPLLYGAKINDLILVGEWWRLVTPMFLHSGVFHVALGCWSLITFGPQVCKGYGSFTFLIIYILGGISGNLTSFLHTPDPTVGGTGPIFAIIGAWLVYQMQNKDVTAKDVSESLFHKAIITTGLSFILSHFGPIDDWAHLGAILTGIIYGFFTCPTLQLDNASSRSGQDDGFALVKGYTNPCKALALFAIFILFLASLFFILEPPLDMLEPDDLAWFWKQDSIMF